AAGCAAGCCGTATAAGAGATATTCTAAAATGCACAATGAAAGGTACAAGAGACTCAACATGATATAAAGATAGTGTTATCAATAAACTATGCATGCGTCATCTAAAGTGCTCCATTGTAAACACTacactgtaaacaattattggATCCTAATAGATTCAATAACAGTTTGACATAATTCGTCATGTTGACAATCACCTCcttgtagcccccccccccccccccccccccccccccttagacACTTTCCTTTCATGCGGACGAAATCACAGGGAGCGATCccgttttaaaattaatttcaatgtaaccatatgataaatgaagaaaatgttatggttacattgaaattaatgttaaaacggacTTGGCTCCTGTGGATAAAATGCCTAATTTTGATGAATCATTTGCCGTCACCATGTTTATGTACAAACAGACAATTAATTAATCTGGTTGCTATTCATGATTTCTTGTAATCTTAAGTTTACATGTATCGTACTGTATGCATTATACTATTACAATGGTATATCATATATCAGaagtaaatatcaaattggttatgtaagtgTCAACGTTTCCTTTAGTCGTACAAAACCTCAAAATGCATGATGACTTTTTTATTTGTGCTCTGACACATGAATAGGCTAAGTGTATTAATTCACATGAAATTGAACATCGCAGATTTTCAATGCAATCACAATAaattacactgaatgtaaatatttattaatacatagcaTGAAATACACGTGTTCTGCACCCCTGTATGATATGAACAAAGTTTACTTTACTAACAACAAATCATCAAAGTCATGGAAATAGTCTTGCTTAATCTCTATAACCCAGTTTGGTGTCTATctgagaaattttattttctttacattgccgTGAAGAACTTCTGAAacaaacagattgtcattattgtccaaACATAAACCCCACGGATTCTgcagatcacagttatcaatgtaacggagaaactgtccattctgatccaGAATGTGAATACAATGGTTATAAtggtctgctgtcaggatacgactttgactgtctgttgtgataccaaATGGTTTAAATGGTTTCTTTTTGGTAACTGAGGGATTACCAatgtatctccatctgagtttcccgtcttgattaaccaccactactgcaccagcctcactgtcagctacacagatgttATAGTTTCTGTTCTCAGTGATGTATTTAAGCTTTAAATTCCCCGAGTACAGAGGTTTGCCTTCATCGTCAaactgaattgtttgtttctctgtagatcccGAATAACGGACAACTTTGCATTGAGTTTCACCACCACTGAGCATGATAACCAGGAGACCACCAGTACAGGTGATACACAGATAACAAGGACTCCATCCCTGTAATCTGATCAATTCTTCTGTCTGTCTATTCTTTACTTTATTCACTGTCCCTGATGTCCCGTCACAGAAAAGTAAATTCCCATCACTGTCTACAGCTATATCATTGGGTCGTTGTTCTGATTTGTTGCTAACTGTATGAAGCAATTCACCTTTCATGTTAAAGCATTTGATATCCTTTGTCGATCCAAATGTCCAAACACAATCTTCATTTAGATAGGTAACACTGTAAACCATTTCATACCCTGTCTGTATTGTGGCAACAAGCTCCGGTTCATCCAATAGTTCTCTTACTGAAGTGTTGGGTTGGTTAAGTGACAAGACATTCTCTTCTGTAGCAGTAGACAAAGGAGTGATCTGCCCAAACATATTATAGAACTTTTCATGGTCTAATGGTTTTGGAAAGAATGTTGGCAGTGCAATCTTTACTTTGGGTGGCAGCTTGCTGAACTCTCTTATCTTTGAGCTGTATTCAATGGTAGGAGAtacttcagtggattttttGATTTCTTCTATGGCcagtaatgtttgttttatgagagcctgtatctgtttgatttcatccaagtgtttctgtaaaatgtctcgatgttttacttttatctcactgatttcagttttcattttattgataacgatgtcgatttctctgtgccattgctctccttgtttggacattgATGTCGTTagtttctcatatcctccatccagGCTGGCAAGCTGATTTTCCAAGTCGAGTGCAATTTCTTCATAGGTAGGAGAAATAAGATTTTCTAACTTGTTTGCCTCGTCCGCAATAGCATTTTTCTTTGTCGTGTAAACTTCGGAAACTTCTACAAAAATATGTCCTTTATGTGTTTCTGATGCAGTACAAGAAGAACAAACAAATATGTCGTTGCAATTCTTGCACTGCAAGTCACAGTTTTTGTGTGGATGTGTCCCACATTTTGGGTAAATCAGAGTTGATCTTCGCTCCCCAAAAgggactattttatgtttgtcatatccatcTGAGATGTGATCTACTACACAGGGCTTgcagaggttgacatgacaaaagtcacagtaactgtgtactatggcggtctcacaaaAATCACATCGGTGCACATCCTGGGCACTAGAATGAGGATCCAtcgtttttcttaaaatttaatgaaaaaatttaatgaaaaaattaaattaactgtTTGTCTTTAATCCAGAACAAAACGTAGGattaattgttaatatattaagagCCAACGTAAAAACCGTATGTTGAAGCCCTGCTTTTTTCAAGGGTTTACAATAACCAAATAGAATGATCAACTTGCATTAACTGATAAGCATTTAAGCATAAAATATATCTCTTGAAGGTCAACtcatacagaaaattaaaacgaaagtacTTATAGTTGAGAgatattaattcaaaacaatcaATTTTACATGTAGGTATCTCAATTTTCGTCTAATAAATAAAGTCAATTATAAGCGGCACAAACcttgtttaaaacaaatcaatttacatatTCGTCGAATCGGACATCAAACATGCAGACGTGTACGCGTTGCTTAAACATGGAATGTGGTCACCTGACATcaagaattcaaaacaattagAGTTATTCCCCGTGTATCATAATTCtgtatcaccccccccccctttccttaCTGAACAGTCACGATGACTGAATTTCAAATGAAGTACATGTTGGAGTTTTAACAGATAGGCTACTCTATACAGTATAACGTTACTATTCAAAATAAACCAATGCAGCATTTTATGCATGAATCTCATTATGCTTCTATTATGAAATCCTATAGCACATACAATTCAGCGgtccatttt
The window above is part of the Magallana gigas chromosome 10, xbMagGiga1.1, whole genome shotgun sequence genome. Proteins encoded here:
- the LOC136269638 gene encoding tripartite motif-containing protein 2-like, which translates into the protein MDPHSSAQDVHRCDFCETAIVHSYCDFCHVNLCKPCVVDHISDGYDKHKIVPFGERRSTLIYPKCGTHPHKNCDLQCKNCNDIFVCSSCTASETHKGHIFVEVSEVYTTKKNAIADEANKLENLISPTYEEIALDLENQLASLDGGYEKLTTSMSKQGEQWHREIDIVINKMKTEISEIKVKHRDILQKHLDEIKQIQALIKQTLLAIEEIKKSTEVSPTIEYSSKIREFSKLPPKVKIALPTFFPKPLDHEKFYNMFGQITPLSTATEENVLSLNQPNTSVRELLDEPELVATIQTGYEMVYSVTYLNEDCVWTFGSTKDIKCFNMKGELLHTVSNKSEQRPNDIAVDSDGNLLFCDGTSGTVNKVKNRQTEELIRLQGWSPCYLCITCTGGLLVIMLSGGETQCKVVRYSGSTEKQTIQFDDEGKPLYSGNLKLKYITENRNYNICVADSEAGAVVVVNQDGKLRWRYIGNPSVTKKKPFKPFGITTDSQSRILTADHYNHCIHILDQNGQFLRYIDNCDLQNPWGLCLDNNDNLFVSEVLHGNVKKIKFLR